CGCCGCGCACCGGTACCGAGTCCGCCGCCGCCTCCGACCCGGAGCTCGAGGACTTCCTGCACCTGTGGATGGCCAACCGGGGGGTCCTCATGACGCCGTTCCACAACATGGCGCTGATGTGCCCCGCCACCACCGAGGCCGACGTCGACGCCCACACCACCCTCTTCGCCGGCGCTCTGGCGGAACTGGCAGGCTGACACCCGTGGACGACATCGACCGCGCCATTCTCCGCGAACTCCAGACGGACGGCCGCATCCCCTACGCAGACCTCGGTCCCAAGGTGGGGCTTTCCCCCTCCGCCGCACGGCAGCGCCTGCAGCGGCTCATCGACACGAAGGCCGTCCAGGTCGTGGGCGTCACCGACCCCATGGCCATGGGCGGCCAGGCCATGGCCATGCTCGGTATCCGCGTCGACGGCGACCCGCGGGCCGTCGCCGACGCTCTTTCCGCCCGTGACGAGGTCGTCTACGCGGTGCTCACCGCCGGGCACTACGCCCTCTTCGCCGAGGTCGTCAGTCCTGGGCCGGCCGACCTGCTCGACTTCGTCAACGACGCCGTCCGGCCCATCGAGGGGGTGGCCGGTGTCGACACCTTCCCGTACTTCGGCATCCACACCCACCGCTTCATGTGGAACGTCGGCTGATCGGTCCCTCACCACCGCTTCCAGCCCACGGCGTCACAGCCGTCCCCGTTCGCGGCACGGTCCGCACCGTACGCCGCGGAGAGTCTCCGGCAGCACCGCCGAGTGCCGGACACCGGCCCGCTCCATGCTGCGGCGTGCCGGGCGCTTGCCGCCGGGCACGCCGCCGCCCACCGGGTCTGTCGGCTGCACCGCATGGACGT
The genomic region above belongs to Streptomyces marianii and contains:
- a CDS encoding Lrp/AsnC family transcriptional regulator, coding for MDDIDRAILRELQTDGRIPYADLGPKVGLSPSAARQRLQRLIDTKAVQVVGVTDPMAMGGQAMAMLGIRVDGDPRAVADALSARDEVVYAVLTAGHYALFAEVVSPGPADLLDFVNDAVRPIEGVAGVDTFPYFGIHTHRFMWNVG